A single window of Hyla sarda isolate aHylSar1 chromosome 2, aHylSar1.hap1, whole genome shotgun sequence DNA harbors:
- the SP7 gene encoding transcription factor Sp7 isoform X2 gives MPLRALLQEEARYVSSPLAMLTAACNKFGGSSPIRDPTPSSKGAGKKSYSPSNDFSATKLMGDGYSSTYLGGSNLMTPCGTPPAPSSYASDYGSFSHSFSTSSGCQEPKSLSTADCVPGVYTSLDVGHPYSSWYKTGIHHPTISGSPPGTGGSWWDMHPNSNWLGNQSQTEGLTASMQSVTSPTGMSNQYSSEYTTLTPASYSPVGFPSISPSSSPSPSAHLLSSSQHSLGPDMYKPKLLTSNPLLEAPGPLKPQRTSSYGNTGRPSCDCPNCQELERLGASAASLKRKPMHSCHIPGCGKVYGKASHLKAHLRWHTGERPFVCNWLFCGKRFTRSDELERHVRTHTREKKFTCPLCAKRFTRSDHLSKHQRSHVEQNSTKEVTIQGDGVGAAIEASGEDGAGATETSPVGGNQDRASSSPGQGGLLEI, from the coding sequence GAAGAAGCCCGGTATGTTTCTAGCCCCTTAGCAATGCTAACTGCTGCCTGCAACAAGTTTGGAGGGTCAAGCCCTATTAGGGATCCTACACCATCTTCAAAAGGTGCAGGAAAGAAGTCCTACAGTCCAAGTAATGACTTTAGTGCCACAAAACTGATGGGAGATGGATATTCTTCTACGTATTTGGGAGGAAGTAATCTAATGACACCATGTGGGACACCTCCTGCTCCTTCAAGTTATGCAAGTGATTATGGATCCTTTTCACATTCTTTTTCCACTTCCTCAGGATGTCAAGAACCGAAAAGTCTATCAACAGCAGATTGTGTTCCAGGGGTGTACACATCTCTAGATGTAGGACATCCATATAGTTCTTGGTATAAAACTGGAATTCATCACCCAACAATCTCTGGCTCACcaccaggcacaggaggatcaTGGTGGGATATGCATCCAAATAGTAATTGGCTGGGCAACCAATCACAAACAGAAGGGCTGACTGCATCCATGCAATCTGTGACAAGTCCCACCGGCATGAGCAACCAGTATAGCTCTGAATATACCACTCTGACACCTGCATCCTATTCTCCTGTGGGATTTCCATCTATATCCCCTTCATCAAGTCCTTCACCATCTGCTCACCTACTCTCATCATCTCAACACTCCTTGGGTCCTGACATGTATAAGCCAAAACTTCTGACATCTAACCCCTTGCTTGAGGCACCAGGGCCATTAAAGCCCCAAAGAACATCATCCTATGGGAATACTGGACGTCCATCTTGTGACTGTCCAAACTGCCAGGAACTTGAAAGGTTAGGAGCTTCTGCAGCAAGTCTGAAGAGAAAGCCCATGCATAGCTGCCATATTCCAGGCTGTGGTAAAGTGTATGGTAAAGCATCACATCTAAAGGCTCACCTTCGATGGCACACAGGAGAAAGGCCATTTGTCTGCAACTGGCTGTTCTGTGGTAAAAGATTTACACGAAGTGATGAGCTTGAGCGCCATGTACGCACCCACACACGTGAGAAGAAATTCACATGCCCTCTCTGTGCTAAAAGATTCACACGCAGTGATCACCTGAGTAAGCACCAGCGCAGTCATGTTGAGCAGAATAGCACAAAGGAAGTTACCATTCAAGGAGATGGTGTAGGAGCAGCCATAGAGGCCTCTGGAGAGGACGGAGCAGGAGCAACTGAGACATCCCCTGTTGGTGGTAACCAGGATAGGGCATCTAGTAGTCCAGGTCAGGGTGGTTTACTAGAAATATGA
- the SP7 gene encoding transcription factor Sp7 isoform X3, which translates to MEEARYVSSPLAMLTAACNKFGGSSPIRDPTPSSKGAGKKSYSPSNDFSATKLMGDGYSSTYLGGSNLMTPCGTPPAPSSYASDYGSFSHSFSTSSGCQEPKSLSTADCVPGVYTSLDVGHPYSSWYKTGIHHPTISGSPPGTGGSWWDMHPNSNWLGNQSQTEGLTASMQSVTSPTGMSNQYSSEYTTLTPASYSPVGFPSISPSSSPSPSAHLLSSSQHSLGPDMYKPKLLTSNPLLEAPGPLKPQRTSSYGNTGRPSCDCPNCQELERLGASAASLKRKPMHSCHIPGCGKVYGKASHLKAHLRWHTGERPFVCNWLFCGKRFTRSDELERHVRTHTREKKFTCPLCAKRFTRSDHLSKHQRSHVEQNSTKEVTIQGDGVGAAIEASGEDGAGATETSPVGGNQDRASSSPGQGGLLEI; encoded by the coding sequence GAAGAAGCCCGGTATGTTTCTAGCCCCTTAGCAATGCTAACTGCTGCCTGCAACAAGTTTGGAGGGTCAAGCCCTATTAGGGATCCTACACCATCTTCAAAAGGTGCAGGAAAGAAGTCCTACAGTCCAAGTAATGACTTTAGTGCCACAAAACTGATGGGAGATGGATATTCTTCTACGTATTTGGGAGGAAGTAATCTAATGACACCATGTGGGACACCTCCTGCTCCTTCAAGTTATGCAAGTGATTATGGATCCTTTTCACATTCTTTTTCCACTTCCTCAGGATGTCAAGAACCGAAAAGTCTATCAACAGCAGATTGTGTTCCAGGGGTGTACACATCTCTAGATGTAGGACATCCATATAGTTCTTGGTATAAAACTGGAATTCATCACCCAACAATCTCTGGCTCACcaccaggcacaggaggatcaTGGTGGGATATGCATCCAAATAGTAATTGGCTGGGCAACCAATCACAAACAGAAGGGCTGACTGCATCCATGCAATCTGTGACAAGTCCCACCGGCATGAGCAACCAGTATAGCTCTGAATATACCACTCTGACACCTGCATCCTATTCTCCTGTGGGATTTCCATCTATATCCCCTTCATCAAGTCCTTCACCATCTGCTCACCTACTCTCATCATCTCAACACTCCTTGGGTCCTGACATGTATAAGCCAAAACTTCTGACATCTAACCCCTTGCTTGAGGCACCAGGGCCATTAAAGCCCCAAAGAACATCATCCTATGGGAATACTGGACGTCCATCTTGTGACTGTCCAAACTGCCAGGAACTTGAAAGGTTAGGAGCTTCTGCAGCAAGTCTGAAGAGAAAGCCCATGCATAGCTGCCATATTCCAGGCTGTGGTAAAGTGTATGGTAAAGCATCACATCTAAAGGCTCACCTTCGATGGCACACAGGAGAAAGGCCATTTGTCTGCAACTGGCTGTTCTGTGGTAAAAGATTTACACGAAGTGATGAGCTTGAGCGCCATGTACGCACCCACACACGTGAGAAGAAATTCACATGCCCTCTCTGTGCTAAAAGATTCACACGCAGTGATCACCTGAGTAAGCACCAGCGCAGTCATGTTGAGCAGAATAGCACAAAGGAAGTTACCATTCAAGGAGATGGTGTAGGAGCAGCCATAGAGGCCTCTGGAGAGGACGGAGCAGGAGCAACTGAGACATCCCCTGTTGGTGGTAACCAGGATAGGGCATCTAGTAGTCCAGGTCAGGGTGGTTTACTAGAAATATGA
- the SP7 gene encoding transcription factor Sp7 isoform X4 yields the protein MLTAACNKFGGSSPIRDPTPSSKGAGKKSYSPSNDFSATKLMGDGYSSTYLGGSNLMTPCGTPPAPSSYASDYGSFSHSFSTSSGCQEPKSLSTADCVPGVYTSLDVGHPYSSWYKTGIHHPTISGSPPGTGGSWWDMHPNSNWLGNQSQTEGLTASMQSVTSPTGMSNQYSSEYTTLTPASYSPVGFPSISPSSSPSPSAHLLSSSQHSLGPDMYKPKLLTSNPLLEAPGPLKPQRTSSYGNTGRPSCDCPNCQELERLGASAASLKRKPMHSCHIPGCGKVYGKASHLKAHLRWHTGERPFVCNWLFCGKRFTRSDELERHVRTHTREKKFTCPLCAKRFTRSDHLSKHQRSHVEQNSTKEVTIQGDGVGAAIEASGEDGAGATETSPVGGNQDRASSSPGQGGLLEI from the coding sequence ATGCTAACTGCTGCCTGCAACAAGTTTGGAGGGTCAAGCCCTATTAGGGATCCTACACCATCTTCAAAAGGTGCAGGAAAGAAGTCCTACAGTCCAAGTAATGACTTTAGTGCCACAAAACTGATGGGAGATGGATATTCTTCTACGTATTTGGGAGGAAGTAATCTAATGACACCATGTGGGACACCTCCTGCTCCTTCAAGTTATGCAAGTGATTATGGATCCTTTTCACATTCTTTTTCCACTTCCTCAGGATGTCAAGAACCGAAAAGTCTATCAACAGCAGATTGTGTTCCAGGGGTGTACACATCTCTAGATGTAGGACATCCATATAGTTCTTGGTATAAAACTGGAATTCATCACCCAACAATCTCTGGCTCACcaccaggcacaggaggatcaTGGTGGGATATGCATCCAAATAGTAATTGGCTGGGCAACCAATCACAAACAGAAGGGCTGACTGCATCCATGCAATCTGTGACAAGTCCCACCGGCATGAGCAACCAGTATAGCTCTGAATATACCACTCTGACACCTGCATCCTATTCTCCTGTGGGATTTCCATCTATATCCCCTTCATCAAGTCCTTCACCATCTGCTCACCTACTCTCATCATCTCAACACTCCTTGGGTCCTGACATGTATAAGCCAAAACTTCTGACATCTAACCCCTTGCTTGAGGCACCAGGGCCATTAAAGCCCCAAAGAACATCATCCTATGGGAATACTGGACGTCCATCTTGTGACTGTCCAAACTGCCAGGAACTTGAAAGGTTAGGAGCTTCTGCAGCAAGTCTGAAGAGAAAGCCCATGCATAGCTGCCATATTCCAGGCTGTGGTAAAGTGTATGGTAAAGCATCACATCTAAAGGCTCACCTTCGATGGCACACAGGAGAAAGGCCATTTGTCTGCAACTGGCTGTTCTGTGGTAAAAGATTTACACGAAGTGATGAGCTTGAGCGCCATGTACGCACCCACACACGTGAGAAGAAATTCACATGCCCTCTCTGTGCTAAAAGATTCACACGCAGTGATCACCTGAGTAAGCACCAGCGCAGTCATGTTGAGCAGAATAGCACAAAGGAAGTTACCATTCAAGGAGATGGTGTAGGAGCAGCCATAGAGGCCTCTGGAGAGGACGGAGCAGGAGCAACTGAGACATCCCCTGTTGGTGGTAACCAGGATAGGGCATCTAGTAGTCCAGGTCAGGGTGGTTTACTAGAAATATGA
- the SP7 gene encoding transcription factor Sp7 isoform X5 gives MLTAACNKFGGSSPIRDPTPSSKGCQEPKSLSTADCVPGVYTSLDVGHPYSSWYKTGIHHPTISGSPPGTGGSWWDMHPNSNWLGNQSQTEGLTASMQSVTSPTGMSNQYSSEYTTLTPASYSPVGFPSISPSSSPSPSAHLLSSSQHSLGPDMYKPKLLTSNPLLEAPGPLKPQRTSSYGNTGRPSCDCPNCQELERLGASAASLKRKPMHSCHIPGCGKVYGKASHLKAHLRWHTGERPFVCNWLFCGKRFTRSDELERHVRTHTREKKFTCPLCAKRFTRSDHLSKHQRSHVEQNSTKEVTIQGDGVGAAIEASGEDGAGATETSPVGGNQDRASSSPGQGGLLEI, from the exons ATGCTAACTGCTGCCTGCAACAAGTTTGGAGGGTCAAGCCCTATTAGGGATCCTACACCATCTTCAAAAG GATGTCAAGAACCGAAAAGTCTATCAACAGCAGATTGTGTTCCAGGGGTGTACACATCTCTAGATGTAGGACATCCATATAGTTCTTGGTATAAAACTGGAATTCATCACCCAACAATCTCTGGCTCACcaccaggcacaggaggatcaTGGTGGGATATGCATCCAAATAGTAATTGGCTGGGCAACCAATCACAAACAGAAGGGCTGACTGCATCCATGCAATCTGTGACAAGTCCCACCGGCATGAGCAACCAGTATAGCTCTGAATATACCACTCTGACACCTGCATCCTATTCTCCTGTGGGATTTCCATCTATATCCCCTTCATCAAGTCCTTCACCATCTGCTCACCTACTCTCATCATCTCAACACTCCTTGGGTCCTGACATGTATAAGCCAAAACTTCTGACATCTAACCCCTTGCTTGAGGCACCAGGGCCATTAAAGCCCCAAAGAACATCATCCTATGGGAATACTGGACGTCCATCTTGTGACTGTCCAAACTGCCAGGAACTTGAAAGGTTAGGAGCTTCTGCAGCAAGTCTGAAGAGAAAGCCCATGCATAGCTGCCATATTCCAGGCTGTGGTAAAGTGTATGGTAAAGCATCACATCTAAAGGCTCACCTTCGATGGCACACAGGAGAAAGGCCATTTGTCTGCAACTGGCTGTTCTGTGGTAAAAGATTTACACGAAGTGATGAGCTTGAGCGCCATGTACGCACCCACACACGTGAGAAGAAATTCACATGCCCTCTCTGTGCTAAAAGATTCACACGCAGTGATCACCTGAGTAAGCACCAGCGCAGTCATGTTGAGCAGAATAGCACAAAGGAAGTTACCATTCAAGGAGATGGTGTAGGAGCAGCCATAGAGGCCTCTGGAGAGGACGGAGCAGGAGCAACTGAGACATCCCCTGTTGGTGGTAACCAGGATAGGGCATCTAGTAGTCCAGGTCAGGGTGGTTTACTAGAAATATGA